The following is a genomic window from Plasmodium gaboni strain SY75 chromosome Unknown, whole genome shotgun sequence.
tataacaaataaattgAATTATCTAAGAAATATAGCTAGTCTTTCTACATTAAATCGAATATAGGGAATCAATGAATATAATTCCCGTTCTTGTTGCCATgataaatttaaatttcgatctttaatattctgttttatatattttttaaatgtttCCTCAGTAGGAACAGCATTATCTAGTTTCACTCCTCTATGAAATGCCAACTTTACATCTGTATTTCCTTGATTCACAGTTTCCATAACAATATCATAAAGTGTATCATTTAGTTCTGGATTATTCCATATGGAACTTTTTCTTGCTTGAGTCAAATAAATACCTCCTCCTATAAGTGATATTAATGCTAAAGCTCCTATAGCTGCTCCTGATATAAGAGccattttcttttttttatcatatttatctAATTTTGAATTTACTATACTTAATTTATCTTTAACCCATTCCTTCGCAAAATCCTTTTTACACATACAAGGGGAAAATAAATTcaaaacaaacaaaaaaatagcaaaagagaaaaaaatagaaactttcatttttaataaaaaacaaaaaaaaaaaaaaaaaaaaaaaaatttatatatacatatatataaatattatgatacgtatatatatttatatattgataatattcatatatctatggatcaaaaaaaaaaaaaaaattatattaaatgagATAACATGAAtctataaaaattataaataaaaaaataaatatataaaaatatatattttttatttttttttattattaatttatttattcaaaatataatatttctttattcttaatatatatatatatatac
Proteins encoded in this region:
- a CDS encoding early transcribed membrane protein 8, which produces MKVSIFFSFAIFLFVLNLFSPCMCKKDFAKEWVKDKLSIVNSKLDKYDKKKKMALISGAAIGALALISLIGGGIYLTQARKSSIWNNPELNDTLYDIVMETVNQGNTDVKLAFHRGVKLDNAVPTEETFKKYIKQNIKDRNLNLSWQQERELYSLIPYIRFNVERLAIFLR